A region of Nitrospirota bacterium DNA encodes the following proteins:
- a CDS encoding amino acid ABC transporter permease produces MKFFNLRYDFDWSIPFREPYLSWLITGVKLTLLIAVVTAVMSLIIGTALAIMRVSRFKVLNIPAKLYVETVRNIPGLFWLLFFYFIFPQMLPSRLTDMLNQYSYYSVVAGILGLTVDNSAYVSDIVRAGLLSVPRGHLEAAVSTGLNRLQQLRYIMLPEAFRAILPPLGTRMIHNFKNSSLCMAIAAPELTWATQQIESITFRGLEVTFLATVFYVSLSLAMAMIIIRLEKRCKAI; encoded by the coding sequence ATGAAGTTTTTCAATTTAAGATATGACTTCGACTGGAGCATCCCGTTCAGGGAACCTTACCTCAGCTGGCTGATAACCGGCGTCAAGCTGACACTTCTCATAGCAGTTGTCACAGCAGTAATGTCTCTGATAATCGGAACAGCGCTTGCCATAATGAGGGTCTCAAGATTCAAGGTTCTTAACATACCGGCCAAACTATATGTTGAGACCGTAAGAAATATTCCGGGCCTCTTCTGGCTGCTCTTTTTCTATTTTATATTCCCGCAAATGCTCCCGTCCCGGCTGACGGACATGCTGAATCAATATTCTTACTATTCGGTAGTAGCCGGCATACTCGGCCTTACCGTTGATAATTCCGCTTATGTATCCGATATTGTAAGGGCCGGACTTTTGTCAGTGCCAAGAGGACATTTAGAGGCTGCTGTCTCAACAGGGCTGAACAGGCTCCAGCAGCTTAGATATATAATGCTGCCTGAGGCATTCAGGGCCATTCTCCCGCCGCTTGGCACAAGGATGATACATAATTTCAAGAACAGCTCTCTCTGCATGGCTATAGCTGCTCCTGAACTGACATGGGCAACCCAGCAGATCGAATCAATAACATTCAGAGGGCTTGAGGTGACTTTTCTGGCAACGGTCTTTTATGTAAGCCTCTCCCTTGCCATGGCGATGATCATTATCAGGCTTGAGAAGAGATGCAAAGCAATATGA
- a CDS encoding transporter substrate-binding domain-containing protein, protein MKRSSLAVLMAALLVMSFVALATAGTLLEEVTKRGVVRIGHGNATPPMNYLNDKGEWTGFDVDLGTAIAEKLGVKIERVLVDNKTRIAFLANRSIDISLANISATRSREEQMDYAEPPYFWTGKIFYAKKGKIKSIKDLGGKKIGVDQGSNAFTAAPQEIAKVTDIKPEMLSFQNSAEGFLALKQGKIDAYSQDAQIMASVAGSLGEEYEAVGGAIWSAGLYGIGVPENESDFRDKISFILQDMMKDGTYEKIYQKWFGAKGIAPLSINARPRLPKDTFGDMLYTWPD, encoded by the coding sequence ATGAAGAGAAGCAGTTTAGCAGTACTGATGGCAGCATTGCTCGTGATGTCGTTTGTCGCATTGGCAACTGCCGGGACATTGCTTGAAGAAGTAACAAAAAGAGGTGTTGTGCGTATCGGACACGGCAATGCAACCCCGCCCATGAACTATCTTAATGACAAAGGCGAGTGGACAGGCTTTGATGTAGACCTCGGCACCGCAATCGCTGAAAAGTTAGGCGTAAAGATCGAAAGGGTGCTGGTTGACAACAAGACAAGGATAGCCTTTTTGGCGAACAGGTCAATTGACATCTCTCTTGCAAATATCAGCGCCACCAGAAGCCGTGAAGAGCAGATGGATTACGCTGAGCCTCCATATTTTTGGACAGGCAAGATCTTTTATGCTAAAAAGGGAAAGATCAAATCAATAAAAGACCTTGGCGGGAAAAAGATAGGTGTTGACCAGGGCTCAAACGCTTTTACCGCAGCGCCTCAGGAGATCGCAAAAGTAACAGATATAAAACCTGAGATGCTCTCTTTCCAGAACAGCGCGGAAGGCTTTCTGGCATTGAAACAGGGCAAGATCGACGCATACTCTCAGGACGCTCAGATCATGGCATCGGTTGCAGGCAGCCTCGGAGAAGAGTATGAGGCGGTAGGCGGAGCGATCTGGAGCGCGGGACTTTACGGGATCGGCGTTCCTGAAAACGAGAGCGACTTTAGAGACAAGATAAGTTTCATCCTTCAGGACATGATGAAAGACGGCACATATGAGAAGATATATCAGAAGTGGTTCGGTGCAAAGGGAATCGCCCCGCTTTCGATAAACGCAAGGCCCCGTTTACCGAAAGATACTTTCGGCGATATGCTGTATACATGGCCTGATTAA
- a CDS encoding sigma-54-dependent Fis family transcriptional regulator: MDKILVVDDEQGVCYSFKKILGRQGYDVITANNGIEAIEKSGAEKPALIIMDVSMPKMDGLETLQKLKSLHPSLTIIMMTAYSTSDRAITAMKYGAYDYLIKPFDNTDMISLVERALAERKMSSPVTFEETDMEEGDRIIGKSPAILEIYKKIGQVAESDVTVLLRGETGTGKELIARAIYHHSDRVNKPFLPVNCAAIPETLLESELFGHEKGAFSGADTRKIGKFEQCDKGTMFLDEIGDMPLTLQAKLLRVLQDGTFQRLGGKETIKTDVRIIAATNKDLEEMQQSGKFRNDLYWRLNVVSIHVPALRERKEDIEHIINYFIQRYNRELGKEIKGISPELLKKFLGYNWPGNIRELQNIIHRGMVLCQKDVLSLEDSEAFQETVPVKDTIENMLSYVADQLLNKGDANIYKDAIASFERILIKRALELNNNNQVTTAKFLGISRNTLREKMSSDKDDNLSRK, encoded by the coding sequence ATGGATAAGATACTTGTAGTAGATGATGAACAGGGAGTCTGCTATTCATTCAAGAAAATATTGGGCAGGCAGGGATATGATGTCATAACCGCCAATAACGGGATAGAGGCTATTGAAAAGTCAGGGGCTGAGAAACCGGCTCTCATAATAATGGATGTCTCAATGCCCAAGATGGACGGGCTTGAGACGCTCCAGAAACTTAAATCCCTGCACCCCTCGCTTACCATTATCATGATGACAGCCTACAGCACTTCCGACAGGGCCATCACAGCTATGAAGTACGGCGCATATGATTATCTCATCAAGCCTTTTGACAATACCGACATGATCTCACTGGTGGAACGGGCGTTAGCCGAAAGAAAGATGTCATCTCCCGTGACCTTTGAGGAGACTGACATGGAAGAAGGCGACAGGATAATCGGGAAGAGCCCGGCGATACTTGAGATATACAAGAAGATCGGGCAGGTCGCTGAAAGCGATGTTACAGTGCTCTTAAGGGGAGAGACAGGGACAGGCAAAGAGCTTATAGCAAGGGCGATCTATCATCACAGCGACCGGGTCAATAAACCTTTCCTGCCTGTGAACTGCGCCGCAATACCTGAGACCCTTCTTGAGAGCGAACTCTTCGGACATGAGAAAGGCGCGTTCTCCGGAGCTGACACCAGAAAGATAGGGAAGTTCGAGCAGTGCGACAAAGGCACCATGTTCCTTGATGAGATAGGAGATATGCCATTAACTCTTCAGGCAAAACTCCTGAGGGTGCTTCAGGACGGGACATTCCAGCGCCTCGGCGGAAAAGAGACTATTAAAACAGATGTGAGAATTATCGCCGCGACAAATAAAGACCTTGAGGAGATGCAGCAGAGCGGCAAATTCAGGAATGACCTCTACTGGAGGCTGAATGTCGTCAGCATTCATGTGCCCGCGCTTAGAGAGAGAAAGGAAGATATCGAACATATCATTAATTATTTCATACAAAGATACAACAGGGAACTCGGCAAAGAGATAAAAGGCATCTCACCTGAGCTGCTGAAGAAATTTCTGGGCTACAACTGGCCAGGGAATATCAGGGAGCTTCAGAACATCATCCACCGCGGCATGGTGCTGTGCCAGAAAGATGTATTGTCTCTTGAAGACTCTGAAGCATTTCAGGAAACAGTACCGGTGAAAGATACTATCGAAAATATGCTTTCTTATGTTGCTGACCAATTACTCAATAAAGGTGACGCCAATATTTATAAAGATGCAATCGCTTCATTTGAGCGCATCCTGATCAAGAGAGCTCTTGAACTGAACAATAACAATCAGGTGACAACCGCAAAGTTCCTCGGCATTTCAAGAAATACGCTTCGTGAAAAGATGAGTTCAGACAAAGATGATAATCTGAGCAGAAAATGA
- a CDS encoding HAMP domain-containing protein: MKLRNKIILLTTTVVIAVGLMITLSIRGTIINAFRGELQKKAVSIAGNLSDRIANLIPLKDHFQIMQAFDQVLIKENDIEYILVTDEDGRLFAHTFKNTPPADILGWNPIEERKMNVQLLDTENGYIRDVGVNVIKGTRSELHIGIREDSLNDTLASMRNITVPIIGLVMLLGIIASVFLSRLVTEPLNKFVEFTKVLGRGEFGRRVEVRSGDEIGELAESFNRLSMELKAVSDKMEEAYAYTHLLQAEKLSSIGQISAGLAHELKNPITALRMLFQGYEDQPDMTREDAAVITNEIDKIDNILSGFLGFVKQKGTNIAKVNLKSLIDRVLSLATFDIQRHNITIHMDMLETLPAVYADRSLLEQVFLNLVLNAIEAMPKGGEIRISGKTDENFVEVMVWDRGSGIPPDLKAKVFDPFFTTKETGTGLGLSIAYNIIKTHGGRLYFSSSEKLGTVFTVRLPKGTAHG, from the coding sequence ATGAAACTCCGCAACAAGATCATACTGCTTACTACAACCGTTGTTATCGCGGTCGGGCTTATGATAACGCTCTCCATAAGAGGGACTATCATCAACGCCTTCAGGGGAGAGCTGCAAAAAAAGGCTGTCTCCATCGCCGGCAACCTTTCTGACAGGATCGCAAACCTTATCCCTTTGAAAGACCATTTTCAGATAATGCAGGCATTCGACCAGGTACTAATTAAAGAAAACGACATTGAGTATATCCTGGTCACTGACGAAGACGGCAGGCTCTTTGCTCATACATTCAAAAATACCCCGCCTGCTGACATTCTCGGGTGGAATCCAATAGAAGAAAGAAAGATGAACGTTCAACTGCTGGATACAGAGAATGGCTATATAAGAGATGTAGGCGTTAACGTAATCAAAGGCACAAGGTCGGAACTTCATATAGGGATAAGAGAGGACAGCCTTAACGATACACTTGCAAGTATGAGGAATATCACCGTCCCTATCATAGGGCTCGTAATGCTTCTTGGAATAATCGCATCCGTATTTCTGAGCAGGCTGGTCACAGAGCCCCTGAACAAGTTCGTGGAATTCACAAAGGTGTTGGGCAGGGGAGAATTCGGCAGAAGGGTTGAGGTCAGGTCCGGCGATGAGATAGGCGAACTTGCGGAGAGTTTTAACAGGCTCTCGATGGAGCTGAAGGCTGTAAGTGACAAGATGGAAGAGGCATACGCCTACACGCACCTTCTTCAGGCGGAAAAACTCTCATCCATCGGACAGATATCCGCAGGGCTTGCGCATGAACTGAAAAACCCGATCACAGCCCTAAGGATGCTCTTCCAGGGATACGAAGACCAGCCTGATATGACAAGGGAAGATGCGGCAGTAATAACCAATGAGATAGACAAGATAGATAATATCCTCTCAGGTTTTTTAGGCTTTGTGAAACAGAAAGGCACGAACATTGCGAAGGTGAACCTTAAGAGCCTTATTGACAGAGTACTTTCGCTCGCCACGTTTGACATTCAAAGACATAACATAACGATACATATGGACATGCTTGAGACGCTGCCTGCTGTATATGCCGACCGGTCGCTGCTGGAGCAGGTCTTTCTGAACCTTGTGCTTAATGCCATAGAGGCGATGCCAAAAGGCGGAGAGATAAGGATATCAGGCAAGACAGACGAGAACTTTGTGGAGGTAATGGTATGGGACAGAGGCAGCGGCATACCGCCTGACCTGAAGGCCAAAGTATTTGACCCCTTCTTTACCACAAAAGAGACAGGCACAGGCCTCGGGCTCTCGATTGCGTATAATATAATTAAAACGCACGGCGGGAGGCTCTACTTCAGCAGCAGTGAAAAGCTGGGGACCGTATTCACCGTCAGGCTGCCTAAAGGAACAGCGCATGGATAA
- a CDS encoding PhnD/SsuA/transferrin family substrate-binding protein: MPLNFTKAVVIFSFLFILSGCVKDEKPKKVSLYKKSGVVSKENDELAETLSFGFDLSLDPKEQVQIYTPFLKYLEWRTGKRFRLKFFKTDEENVRELGLGAVDFAAIDLMSYVTGKEKYGINYLVSGLNKDGDAIYHTAIITRPEGKIQIIGLPNPYPSSIIAYNSAVDSKTVELVKTALLEFEPNGRHKHIIFEWDKTEMPNGFGTADISDLDNISTLIKKYGLQQ; the protein is encoded by the coding sequence ATGCCGCTTAACTTTACAAAAGCTGTTGTAATATTTTCTTTCCTTTTTATTCTCTCCGGATGCGTAAAGGATGAGAAGCCGAAAAAGGTGAGCCTCTACAAAAAGTCCGGTGTTGTATCAAAAGAGAATGATGAACTTGCCGAGACCCTCTCGTTCGGATTTGACCTCAGCCTTGACCCGAAAGAGCAGGTTCAGATCTACACGCCTTTTCTCAAATACCTTGAGTGGAGAACCGGCAAACGTTTCCGTCTTAAATTCTTCAAAACAGATGAGGAAAATGTAAGAGAGCTTGGGCTCGGGGCTGTTGATTTCGCAGCGATCGACCTGATGAGCTATGTGACAGGCAAAGAAAAATACGGGATCAATTATCTTGTCAGCGGCCTGAACAAGGACGGTGACGCAATATATCACACCGCCATAATTACAAGGCCTGAAGGCAAGATACAAATAATAGGGCTTCCCAATCCATATCCAAGCAGTATCATCGCATACAATAGTGCAGTAGACAGCAAAACAGTGGAGTTAGTAAAAACTGCCCTGCTTGAGTTTGAGCCGAACGGCAGGCACAAACATATAATATTTGAGTGGGATAAGACAGAGATGCCAAATGGTTTCGGGACTGCCGATATTTCTGACCTGGATAACATATCAACCTTGATCAAAAAATACGGATTACAACAATGA
- a CDS encoding ferredoxin: protein MKPVVDEDLCIGCGNCMEICPAVFQVIDAKSKVIDPDACDYAMCCEAAEENCPVEAITIK, encoded by the coding sequence TTGAAGCCTGTGGTTGATGAAGACCTCTGCATCGGGTGCGGCAACTGCATGGAGATATGCCCCGCCGTCTTTCAGGTCATTGATGCAAAATCAAAAGTAATAGACCCTGACGCATGCGACTATGCCATGTGCTGTGAAGCAGCAGAAGAGAACTGTCCTGTTGAGGCAATCACCATAAAATAG
- a CDS encoding addiction module protein — protein MKTNELFDEAISLPIEIRTKLVEKLLHSLNPSQKEIDKLWAKEAEKRVEEIKSGKVKTIPGERVFKKIRDRLNA, from the coding sequence ATAAAGACTAATGAACTTTTTGATGAAGCGATTTCGCTACCTATAGAAATAAGAACGAAGCTTGTTGAGAAACTTCTGCATAGCTTGAATCCCTCGCAAAAAGAGATTGATAAATTATGGGCAAAGGAAGCAGAAAAGAGGGTTGAGGAAATAAAAAGCGGGAAAGTTAAGACGATCCCGGGAGAAAGAGTATTTAAAAAGATCCGTGACAGGTTGAACGCTTGA